From Toxorhynchites rutilus septentrionalis strain SRP chromosome 2, ASM2978413v1, whole genome shotgun sequence, a single genomic window includes:
- the LOC129770104 gene encoding uncharacterized protein LOC129770104: MPDSVQEVKDLTTVIQWNCRSIIPKLDQFKFLIHSSNCDVFSLCETWLSSADELNFHDFNIIRLDRNDSFGGVLLGIKKCHSFYRVTLPSMTGIEVVACQTQINGKDLCIASIYIPPRTMVGRHQFFDIIEALPEPRLILGDLNSHGTAWGSLYDDNRATLIYDLCDNFKLTVLNTGEATRIANPPARASMLDISLCSSSLSLDCTWKVIQDPHGSDHLPIILSIANESALVSMHELPPLEEYNFISSLIYESALQAQKKRVPATTLRRRPPSLWWDKECSKVYLEKSSAFKKFRKTGLVEWFRKHQALEAKLKGLIKEKSVDIGESSSMVCQGRPL; this comes from the exons atgcctgattcagtgcaagaggtcaaggatttgaccactgtaatacagtggaattgcagaagcatcatccctaaactagatcaatttaaatttttaattcatagttctaactgtgatgtgttttccctctgtgaaacatggctttcttcagccgacgaactgaatttccacgatttcaacattattcgcctcgatcgaaatgactcgtttggtggcgtactattggggatcaaaaaatgccactccttctatagagtcactctcccatcgatgacaggcattgaagttgtcgcttgccagacacaaatcaatggcaaagacctctgcattgcctcgatatatattcctccaagaactatggttggccgccatcagttttttgatatcatcgaggcactgccggagccgcggctaatcttaggtgacctcaactcccatggaacagcatggggttcactctacgatgacaaccgtgccactttgatttatgatctgtgtgacaacttcaaattgacagttttgaatactggggaagcaactagaatagccaaccctcctgcacgggcaagcatgctagacatatcactttgctcttcttcgttatccctggattgcacgtggaaggtaatccaagatccccacggtagtgaccacctgccaataattttatcgatcgccaatgaatcag cacttgtttcaatgcatgaacttcctccactcgaagagtataattttatatcgagtttgatttacgaaagcgcacttcaagctcaaaagaaacgtgttcctgctaccactttacgacgtcgtcctccatcactttggtgggacaaggagtgttcaaaggtctaccttgaaaaatcatccgctttcaaaaaattccggaaaactggactagtggaatggtttcgaaagcaccaagctctagaagccaaactaaaaggtctgattaaagaaaaaagcgtggatattggcgaaagttcgtcaatggtttgtcaagggagaccgctatga